Within the Meriones unguiculatus strain TT.TT164.6M chromosome 2, Bangor_MerUng_6.1, whole genome shotgun sequence genome, the region GAACTAAGAAAACTGTGAAAAgtggcaggtgtgtgtgtatgttcttggAAAGTAGACTGCTGCTTTGCAGAGCAGTGCAGgcagtccgtgtgtgtgtgtgtgtgtgtgtgtgtgtatgttcttggAAAGTAGACTGCTGCTTTGCAGAGCAGTGCAGgcagtccgtgtgtgtgtgtgtgtgtgtgtgtatgttcttggAAAGTAGACTGCTGCTTTGCAGAGCAGTGCAGgcagtccgtgtgtgtgtgtgtgtgtgtgtgtgtctgtgtgtcttggaAAGTGGACTGCTGAAGAGCAGTGCAGGCAGTCCCGGTACACGTCTGTCTGATTGATGAGTCCTTAGGTAGGGGCGGCCGTGGCAGCAGCCTGAGCCTCCTGCAGCCTCACTCCCTGTAGCTCACTGTTACCATTGCAGGTTCACACCCTCTTTGGACTGTGGGCTGAAACCCAGTGAAGTCAGCTGCAGCTCAGAGAGGCTGCATCACAGTTCTGGCTTGAGAAGACGAGCAGACGTGTGACTCACAGCATTATCCATCCAACAGTGAAGCCACCCAAGGGTGGAGGATAAGCTGCTCACCACGGCTGCTCAGCCAAGCCTGCAAGCTGGGCGCAGTGTTTGTGGGTGGACGCCGGACCGCCTCCCCTGCAAAGCAGTAAGGCCTGCTTCTGACAGCTCATCCACCAGTGCCTGTGTGAGTGCCAACAGGAAGGGCCTGCCTGCCTGGTGTGCGCTGcacagccctcccctccccagggACTTGTGAGCCGGTGGAGAAGGGTGAGGACTCCAGAAGTTGAGCAACACTGGCTCATCAAATTCCCCAGATTGCCTTTATCTGTAGTCAAGTTCATGCTGTTGCAGTGGCCTTTGCCCTCCTTTAGCAAGAGCAAAATAATGGAGGCGGTGCTCAAAGGGAGACGCAAGCCCTGGCGGTGGGGCTATCCAGGAGGCTGGTCACCAGAGGATTTAGCTGTTACAAAGGCCGTGGAGACACCTCTTGTTACAGAGTTTCCACTGTAGCAGTGGAGTGCCCACGTATGTATTAAATATGTATTAAACCGTACTTTGTCAGTATGTCTCGCTTCTTAGTAACTTGTTTTACTAGAATGTTCTTTTGCTTAATGAAGGCTTCTAAGAAAGGGAAAAAGTTGAAGGTTTAGCTGCAGTTTGAACATAAGACTATTTTGGGGATAATGTTTAGTGGGTAAGGAAAATATACCGCTcggggctagagagctggctcggGGTTCAGGGCGCACCCTGCCCTCGCAGAAGACCTGCAGGCACCGCCACAACCCACACGGGAGCactcacctgtagctccagctccagggactgcATCACTCTGCCTTCCGTGGATAGCCCTACTCACGTGTCCATACCTGCAGGGTATGTTAACCCTTTAAAACACGCCATCTGCATCTGGAGGGTCACACCTCTACTACAGTACACCGGGGCCGGCGCCGGCGCTCCGAGAAGCCACAGTATGCAGCCTGATGAGTGTCTTGGCTACTCACGCATACCGAGGCAATCCCTAGTGCTTGGCGGTAAATCACAGGTGATTCACAGCGGGCTCCAGCTGATCCACCCGCTGGCTCCCACCAAGAGTCTGATGTGGCTAGACCCGATGTGGCTGTGCTCAGCGAGTGAGCTGGAAGAGCATGGTCCTAACACATGCTTCAGGCCAGGGTGGGCTAACAGGAAAGCCCACGAAACAAGTCTGCTGAGGACCAGTCCAGCCGGATAGCTCATGGAGCGTGAGCAGGGGCAAGGCCACCACACCAGCGCGGCTCAGAAGGCCCGGAAGCTGGAGCCTGCCTCCGTGCACCATGGAGCTCTTCTCACTAGGTCACAGACTCATCTTTGTGCTGGATTCAGACCATTCCCACACCACTGCCCACCTCTCAGACACCAGATGAACACaggagcatctttgccagtgctcACCAGGACGTCTAGGAGGGGCAGGACAGAAGAGAGGAAGGGCATCAAAGTCAAGTCACAAAGTCCGCATCACCACCCAGGGCTCTTGGCTGGCAGGGGCCTGAGTGCTGGGCAAGGGTGCAGGATGGTGAATTTCTCCGTGCTCGTGTCTGTGAAGTTAGGCATGCTGAGGAGGGGGGGGGGTGTTCCTTTGTGTGGATCCAGAGTGGCGGGGGAAGGATGTTTATGTTTGCTGCAGATGAACAGGCTGCTCTGGTGACAGCTCAGCGTGTCAGGAAGGAGTAGATGtcttgtggaggcagaaggcagCAGCTTCCGGTCACGTTCCACATGTGGGTCTTTCAGTTTGAGGAGGAGATGTATGTAGgtatcatatgtgtgtgtgtgattgtatgtatgtatgtacatatgcacgcacacacacagatattatatatacacacatatattccttttttttaacaGAGTGAAGTTGGCCTACTGGAGTTCTTCCAAAGTGTGATAAAGGAAACTAGGGCAGAGCCAAAAAAGGTGACTAACTGGGTCCTGAACACCTTCCTGTGCTATTTAAAGCAGCAGAACCTGGCAGTCAGCGAGAGGTGAGTGAGGTCTGGCGAGTCCTTTCTTTCTGTGCCGTGAACTCTGTTCTGAGGCACTTGAAATAGGACAGGGTCCTTTTTAACTCTGCCTATTCTCCCTCAGGCTCCCCTCAACAAGACAACAAACATCTCCTTTGAGCTCCACATTCTAAAAATATTCTCCAGCCCATCTGAAACTTCGCTCTGTGCTCAGATCCCCGACTGTGTGCTGTGTCTGTGGCACTGTGTTCGGGCTTAGTGGCTTCAGGGTGAGCAAGACAAGGAATTGGCTCACTTGTGGTCAGTGCAAACCCATGAAACGGCCAGTCTCCTCAGCCTGGTTTTGTTAGAGGGGTACACATGGCACTGTAAAGGGGCCCAGGGAAATCACCCTAGGCCTTCCTCGGGAAATGAGTCAAGAGCCGAGACCTGAAGAACTTTGGGGTTACTAAGTGAGTGGGTGTGGGGTACAAACATCTGGAAGTTCCCTAAGCAGACAAACAGCCAGCCTTAGGAGCTTGGAGGATCCAAAGGCTCCAGCACACCTGTGGGGTGTTGAGGTAGGAGGCAGAAAAGGTGgtgacaggctggagagatgatacCTGGAGAGTTTTCAGGCCACACCATGGCTTACAGGAACACTCCAATTTCATACCGCCGCAGGATTATGCCATAGATTAATATGTCCCTTAAACAGAAACAGCATCATCAGGGTGGCAGCTTCTAGACTTCCAATGGCCGTCGGCTTGCTGTATCATCGCGTGGTGGAGtgttgggaaagagagagaaaaagttctctggtttcttttcaCAAGGTTCCCAATCCCGTCATTGACTCACTTCATCCAGCCCACATGCTCGCTGAAGAACCTACCTCCTAACACCATCATGTCAGATGGTGACAGCCTCCGTATGTGTGTCAGGTGGGCACAATTCAGTGCCCAGCAAAGGAGGCGAGCTGTCGGGTTGGCCAGCAGGGAGCTGCTCCCAGGACTGCTGATGGTGCGGGCCCCAATGGGCTCCTATGCAACAGTGACAGCAGCGTGGCTGAAATGAGAGGGAACCTTCTCTGCGCGCTCAGCTTCTAAACGTCTCACCTGAGCACCAGGGTGACACAGATGGCTGTCCTTTGAGGCCTAGTGGACGCTCGCGGAAGGAAGAGCGGCGGCAGACGGCCTGGGAAGTGCCTTCTTACTTGTGCTGCTGGTAGGGCAGACTCCTGCCTCGGGGTGTGCAGCCATCAAGGCGTGTGGACCCGCAGGTGACAGGAATGTCCAGGACAGCCCACAGGCAAGCACAGGCACACTTGTCTGAAAGAAGCAGTGAAGGGGCTCAGAGAGCGGAAGAAGGCACTGGACCAGCCGAGCCCCGAGCTGAGGACAGACAGGCTAGTCAGGCACCCACTGCTGTTCTGACCTGGGACTCCCATGGAAACGTTGAGGAGCCTCGTGTTGCTGCGGAGCAGACTGTGCACATGGCAGCATGTGGTGCAGGGAAgcgtcctgcagagactgactgagGTGGCTGAGAGTGAGCCCCGTGCCTCTCAGAAGCAGGacagagaaggagacagacagaatgCCAGGGAGCGGGACAGCCAGGTGTCACAGAACTcaactcagaagaggagagagtgagggaCCAGGGAGATAGCTCGTGAACACACCTTGGGATGTGAGTTTGGATCCTCGATTCCCATGTAAAGGAAACTGGGTACAGTGGCCACGCCTATCATCCAGCAATGAGGAGGGAGAAATAGCAGACCCCGCAGCCCTGTGTcccagtgagaccttgtcttaaaaataagtGTAGAGCTTTGGAAGAAGAAACCTGAGTTGGAGCCCTGGCCACACCTGCACACCTGCACCTGTTCTTAGTTACTGTTTATTGCTATGCAGACTCCATGGCCAACACAACTTATGAGAGAAGGCATTTAATTGAGGCTTGCCTACAGCTTGAGAGGGTGAGGTCATGGTCATAGTGGGGAGcatgcagcaggcaggcatggtgctgagcagcagctgagagtgtACGTCTGATCTACAGATCTACAAGGCAGAGTAAGAGGACCTGgcttggacttttgaaacctcaaagcccacacccagaGGCTCACATCCTTCAACAAGGCTATCTCCTAACCATTCCTAAAAATTCCACTAACTGAGAACCAGACATTGAAATATGAACCTGCGGAGGCCATTGCCACTCAAACTGTAACATAAAAACACGCACACAGCTGGAATGAGCAGCAGCTGAAATACGGAGACTGTGAGAGATCCATTATGGAAGGTGGCAGGACCCTGTTTACGTCCGCATGGAAGCCCAGGCCAGTGGGAGGCGTCCCCTCAGCATATCCCGTGCTCTGTCAGACAGTGGACACTCTGGCCTGAACACCCACAACATCCTTTGTTCTGTCCCTTGCGTGTTCCCAGGTGTGACCTTGCCCTTCAGAATGTCCACAGTTCACACTGTGGGAGAGTGGGAGCCATTCAGAAGCACGCAGAGGTACCCAGCGGTACCTCAGCCTTGAAGACGGGAAAGCATTTTGGTGGGGGAGGCCTGGTGATGTGTGTGAGGATGGAAACGAGCTGGGAGGAACAGAATCACAGGGCTTTTGACCACTCTGGAAGCACAGGAGTGAAGCAGATAGAAGGAAGAGGAGCCAGAAAAAGCAGTGTCAGCCCTGGACTTCCCCAGGGCAGACTGAGGAGTCTGGGAGCAAAGGAAGAGAGCACCGAAATGGCAGGATGAGCAGACAAGAAGCAGAAGAGCAATGCCAAGAAGAGGAGAGGGCCCAGAAAAAGCTGTTCTCAGGGCTGTGTTTGGAGTGTGGGTGCACCCAGAGGGAAAGCAGGGTGCTCAGCAGCTGCAAGGGTGTGGCTTTTCAGAGAAGACCCTCTCTAGGGGCTCGGCTGTAACCCAAGGGAGGAGCCTTCACAGAGGGCCAGTAAGTAACAAGTGGAgatttgttgatttgtttgttcACGTATTTACTTGCAGAAGGTACTAACCCAGGTGGGGCCAGTGGCTGCAGCACCAGTCGGGATGTTTCTCAGTATGGGAAGTCTGGGCAGGTGCGAGCTGCAACACATCGGAGCTAAGCATCCCAGGAGACCTGGAGCAGGCGACGGGTGCAGGCCAGGTGCAGGAGAGATCAGATGGACGGGAAAGGGGGAGCATCTGAAAAGCCTGCGCCTCAGGTAGCGTTCGTAGGAGACAGCTAAGGGTGCGCGTGCCTGAGAATGCGACCCAGAGAATATTTATCAGGAGTGAGGGCCACATGGGGCCCAGAAACCAAGAGAACAAGAGGATCAGTGGACAGCAAGGCCACCTGGAGGCCCAGgcctctgcttcttcttccaGGCCTTCCGAGGCCCTCTATAGTAGAGAGGGATGTGGGGTTAGGGCAAGTGTAGGCTTGAGATGGACCCCCATTTCATGGGTGGAGCGTAGCGTTCAGTGTCTGCTCTCAGCACTCAAGCTGAGCTGGAGTTGTGATCTTGAAGGAGCTGTAAGGGACGGAATGAAACTGGAAGACCCCATTCCACCCTCTCCTGGATGCCCTGCCCTCAGGATGATGGGAAGAGTCGGGTACAAGAAGCTTAACCTTGAGATGTCAGGTTCTTCTTTCACGGAGACACATTAGCTGTCCAGAATCCAAGATTATCTGACAGCAGCAAATTAGTAGGCTGTGCTGCTGCCACCACGGAGCCTGAATTCTGATGGTTTGTTTATTTAACTGATGAGGGGTGTCTCTCAGGATCAGTGTGACAGGTACTGATCTTTGTCATGGACTCACAAGTTGAGCCCTGGCACGGCTGCAGTTTGCAGTCAGCCTCCATAACGGGGGTCCAACCAAGTGCAGACTGAAAATACCTGAAACATTAGATCAGCAATGACACGTACAGATTCTTCTATCAGGATTTCCTAAACAACAAATGTAACAACCGTTTACATAGCACCCATATCATATTAGGTAGGTAACTAAGAAATTATTGCAAGCAGAGGGAAGGGTGTGTGTAGGTCCAGGTGATGATTGTCACCTTGTACGATGAACAGGCAAATCTGCAGGCGCCAGTATCCATGGGATAGTGCGTCCAGCTACCGCGCTCTCGCTACcaaagagcagctgtgtgtgtggcGTGGCAGTGTCTAAGTTTGTGAGAAGCCCCGAGACACAGGAAATGTTGGCCTATTGTGTAGCATGCTTTGTGAGAGCGAAAAGGTGACTGAGAAACCCCACCTGGAGAAATCTAAAGAAATTTATAACCAGATTAACCAGTTAAGGTCACATGACGATTTCTGTAAGGCAGAGTGCGTTCTTGGGTGACCTGACGTTCATTCTCTGTCCCTTACTACCCTCTTTCATAGTATTGGGTATGAATTTTTGTGTGTGCTCCAAATTCTCATACTGTGTTCCTAGGAAACATCCTCCTGGGTGTCAGTGATTGAGTTATGAATGTGGAGCTTTAAGAAATAGGATTAGTGCTTTCATACAAGAGGCCTGGGAGAGCAGCTTACCCTTCAGCTCATGAGTACACATCAAGCAGGGGCCAGGGACCCACTAGACACAGGCTCCGTGGCACCGGGACCTCCCGCTTCCAGACGTGAAGCTGTGAggaagtctgtctgtctgtgagccGCTCTGCCTGGGGTGTTCAGTCGTTGGCTTCTGAATGGCGGCCTCTCTGGACGCCCTGGAAACCTAGTGCTACCTCAATGCTTACTGTGGGCTTTCTGCATGGTCCACACTGGGAGATAAATGAAGATTGTATTTGTGGAACACGAGTTGTAGAACATCCAAGCAATCTACATTTTGAAAGCAACTGATTTTCACTTCTTGCCAATAAAGATGGGAGGCTAGAAAAGGCTGTTGTTTGCTTTGCAGCCTGGTGCCTCTCTCCCTTTCAGGCTTTCATCAGGATAGTCCTTAGAGCTTCCAAGGACAAAGTCAGTAACTCTAGCCAAGCTCCAAACCGAATTTCCACCTGGAATTCCCTTGTATCCATACTTTGGGGTAAATAGTTTCCAGGTGACAGACTTCCTTAGACTGAACGAGCACCCCATAAGGCACTTGAATTGGAGCTGGAACGCTCTTGTTTGGAATTGGTGGATACTGGCGCTGGAAGAGCTGTAGCTCCCTGCTCGTCACTCAGAAGTCTCTACAGACCTGAACAGGGACGGACAGGAAGCACACCATGGAAGGTGCTTCAAGTTGAATCAAGTGCTTCAGAGCTTTTTACACTGACATGCATGTGTGCTATTTATAAATGGTTCCTATTTTAACTAGCCCCTGATGACCTGAGGCAGTCACTTCCGTATCCAAGTTACTGTGTCTGTTTAGAGGTAGCTAGACCTTGTGTTTATGGAGATGTGGCCTGTGACTGTCTTCTCAGCAACCTGAGTACAGCCTCCCTTCTCCGAATCTGAGTCCCAACACCTGTGGTGTTATTTCACCGAACTCTCTGTATCATGGTATTGGGCCAAAAAGTCACGTAATAGAAGTGGAGAGACTGTGAATTTCTAGGCCCATGTGTGTCCAGAAATCCATCTGAATCTGCAAGGATACTGCACACAGAAGGCCTGTGAGGACAGGGAATGGCCTGCAGACACTGTGCCCTCACGGAAACTCCCTGCAATGAGAAGGTGTTTATGTTTGCATAAAACACTCAGGAAAGTGCTTTTGTTAGCTGTTTTGTTTGAAGTAATTTTTAGGCTGATCTTTcagtaaaaaatatttaattactggattttatttttcccttctctttgtGGTTCATGAATTTTGCAGTCACCTCCTTTTTTGAACTAATTGCTCTGAACAATTGTTTATTGCTCTAACTGCTGCCAAACAGCTGTTTTTGTTGGGTggtaaaataaagaattttaaagagCACACCAGTATAAAAACTTACtattctaaaacaaaaataacagcatCCATTAGCCTGTTATTTTCATCCTTGGGTATGGTTGATTATTTAAACATGCAGGAGTGAGCGCTTGGTTTCTGGTAGCCAGTGGACATCCTGATGATGTAAGGTATTGACTTTCCTCTTTTTCCGGGGTCTGCTAGTCCTGTCACGCCCGCTGCGCTGGCCGAGCTCCTGGACCTGCTGGACAGTAGAGCCGTTTCTTCAGCAGCAGCTAAGCAGGTATGTGCATGCTCCCAGAAGGCCTCTCATTGCTGCACACGCCCAGCTAGGATTCTCTGTGAAACCCAGAGGCATCACTAAGTGAACTTCTTGACTGAAGTGTTAAGTGCCCGTGAGTTTGGATGCTGGAAGAGTTCATGTGGCAGAGGGGAAAGGCCAGCATGGGCGGCACAGGACTCAGCACAGGGTCTTGCGTCTGGTTTCAGCTTACTGGGAGAGCTAGCTATTGTCTGGCTTTGCCTTGAGTGTCTTCGCTGACCATGTAGCCTCCCCAGTGTCCTGGCCCTCGTCCCCTGCTCTTCTGCTCTCATAGCCAGCTCCAAGGCTGCCTCTGTTCCTGTCACAGACCTGCCTGGGGAGCTGACCCTCAGGCCGGGCCGGGTCAGCCCTGCATGTGCACCTAGGAGTGGAGACGCAGGAAAAGGGTGTTGTGTGAAGTGGCCGCCTCCCTAGCCACCCTAACTAACAGGCTAGGTGGGCGGGCGGTTCCTAGAACTCAGAAAGCGCTCCAGATGAGCACCCAGAGAGATAAGGACACCCGGCGGCTGATGGCCTCCGCTTCAGAGCCTGCACAGCTGTCAGCGCTTCAGCCGGGAACCTAATGTGGTTTTAATGGTGCCGTTTGCATTTAATATTTACACATTCGACAGAAGTGGCAGGTTACGCAGTGAGGCTTTGGGGAAGCGGCTGCTCTTGGGTAGTTATGAGACACCACGGAGCATGCTGCAAGCTCTCTGCTGTGCATCTGCACACAGGAACTGGGGAGGCCTGTGTGAGGCTGTCAGCTGCAGGGACCCAGCACATAGCCAGGGCTGTGGCCTGCGTAGGTGTCGGCATCAGACACATTCGTGACAGTGCTCAGCAGTTATGGGAAGAGTAGATGGCTGAGGGCAGGAAAACTGTATGTACATGTAAGAGGAATCGTGGCATTTGAAACGAAAGGCGGAAATTCCTTCCCCTTGTCCTTCCTACCCACCCTGCCTCACAAAAATATAACTGTACACCAATCAGGAGAGCTCtagaggggagaaggggaagggccGGAAGATGCTGACGGCGGTGTTAGTGTGTGCCCCTGGGGAACTCCCTTGCGGATCAGGACCTCAAGGATTTTATCTTGTATCCTCTGTGCTTAGCTTTCTGTTTCTAAGAaaaccattgatttttttttctgagcagaaATAATGAATATTGTGTTTATTGATTATAAAGGCTTTAAGTAGCCATTCATGGTGATAcaggcctgtaatgccagcagtCAGGAAACTATGGCAGGGAGATCcagagttccaagtcagcctgaACTACACGGTGAGTTCGTGGCCATGCTGGCTAAGAGGCTGCTCAAAGCcggcagacagacagaaacagtgaTCATTgcctattttcattgctattggGTGAGCACCATTCTGGGACTCTCCTCATGTTTATGTTCAGGGaatgagaaaaggagggaggtggAGCCAGAGGCAGCCACACGTAGACTCAGAGAGATGAAGACTTCAAAAAAGTGAAAgctataatttaattaatttttattacatgtagtttgttgatttttttttttacttctaccATGTATTTTTCAATATGTTAATGTACCACCTTTCAAAATAATCTCTAAtcatttgtatttccatgatatAGGTGGTAATGTCTCCTTTCTcgtgtttggttttctgtttttgttttttgagattgtCTGATTTGTCATCCTGCTATGGCAGCCTTGGGGTCCTGGGATTTTCAGCTCCTTGTGCCCCGCCCCCAaggattgatttttgttttctgtaattggGTCACAGCATTGGGTGCATAGTGATTTATAATTGTTGATTCTTTTTGATGATCCCTTAATGATATGTTATTGGGTCTTGGATTCTTTCAGTTCATTCAACtaatctgttttgttgttgtgttgttttgttttttatgagagggtttctctgcctTCGCTCCGTCACAGCTTGCTCTCAGCCCTTGCTGCCTTCCCTCAGGCTGTTAGTGGCCTCCTGCAATTTCGACTGCTGCtgcttttccctcttccctttcctgttGGACTGATATTTCAAAGGACTGGTCTTCCAGCTCAGTTactctttctttccctcactCTCCTCTGTTGCAGACTGCTGGCTAAATTTTTCATTTGACTTAATGAACTCTTCATTTCTGTGGCCTGGTTGTTTTTCCCCGCCCCAGGTCTTCATCTCTGATGAATTTCTCATTCCTGTCGTCCAGGAGCTTCCTACTTTCGTTTAGCTCTTCATCTGTattctgagttgtttttttttttttttaaatcattcagTGGCAGTTCAAGCAGGTACAGTGGGGACCACAGCGCCGTGTTGGGGGAGCTCACTCCCTGGTTACagctccatttggaagctgttgTCCTTAGGAGGTGGCGGGTTTGCTCAGACCCCGTTTCCGTTAGCTCTTGGTGTGAGTCCGTGTGCTGCTGGAAATCGCCGCGCACAGAGCGAGGCAGCCACGCCACTCAGTTCCAGCCGCTTTTGCCACACCAGCAAGGAAGCCTGATGGACGCTCTACTGGCAGGACTCCTCTGCCTCGTCTGTGTCGTCTTCTGATGGCCAAGGACGCTGAcatgtgcacgcatgtgcacTCCCTGGATGGGTGTGGCGTCAGAGGGCAGTAGCGGGTCCTGGTCCTGGCTTTCTGCCCTGTGGGGCACAGGCCCTCTTGTTCTCTGTGGTTACTGAGCAGGCTGCTGGCAGGCTTGTGGGAAATCTCAGAGGTCCCACAGCAGGTCCACAGATGCACGCTACCCTGCCTGTGCTGTAGGTGcgggggactgaactcaggtcctgatgcttgcACAGCCGGCCCTTTGCACACCGAGCCATCTCTCGGACCGCAGCAGTTGTTTATCATGCACACCAGCTGACAGTCATTCCTGTTTTTTACAGATGGTGCAGCGTTCAAATTCACATGTAGCCTCTTCAGTGAGCATGCTTTCAAAGTTCTTGGGTAGATAGATAGGAAGGGCATCTCTGGAATGTAAGGTTACTGTCTGTTACCCCAAGTGGCTACACCGTTTCATACTTGCACTCTGTATATCCTGGAGAAGGCTCCAGCTCCTCCACGTTCTTGCCTAGACTCGAAAGTgtgatatttttacttttattttattcattggtttttttgagacagagtttttctctgtgtagccttagctgtcctggaatcactttgcagaccaggctggcctcgaactcacagagatccacctgcctctgcctcctgagtgctgggattacagacgtgcaccaccactgcccagcttactttcatttttaaaacttaaataaaataaaacatatcatTCTGCCACTTTCTCTGCTCCCCTCAGGACCTCCCATGAGGCCCATGCCTCACTCTCTCTCAAACTCAAGGCCTCCTTTTCTTTATTACTGCTATGTATGTGCACACTTTCCACTTATCTGTAGAAATACAGGAATACAGAGTGCAGTTAGGAATCACTGGTTTGGTTAAGTGGTTGAGTATGTTTTACTTTGATCTCTCTCCGTAGAGCCTGTGGTcagtaactcactatgtagaccaaactgtCCTCAAACTTACGGAGCCCCTCCTGCCTGCGTCCTGGTGCATGGCCACCACACACGGTTCTGATCACAACCACGCTGCTGAGTGTGAGCTGCTAGGTCACACTCAGATAGAGATGGAGTTCTCTAACGATTAGTTATCTTGAGTGTCTTTTTGcatcttatttttataattttcagcacataaaaagaaaaagtgtgttgTAATTGCCTTTAATGCATTAACAGAGGACTCCAGCAAAGCATAGCTTAGCCTTTAGACCATGTGTGGCAGAACAAGAAGCCTTTGATGTGTTGGTTCTTGGCATGGCCTCTGACACACTGGAAGAGACTACGGATACGGTTAGCCGTccaggagatgaggaggagagtTGACGGCATGGCTGGCTGCTGGAAGTTGTGCTCACAGGTCCACCCTGCCCCGAGGGTGCCCCCATCCCGGAGTCACCCCTCCTCTGTGCCAGCGTGTAGTATTAATCCCCCTCTGGCCGCTGCCTCTTGCCGACATCATAACCGGTTAGCTCTGTCCTTTCCCGCATCACGGCACCCTCCACTCAGGTGTCCAGTGGGGCTTCTGCGGCACACAGCCTCGCTCCTTCAGCACTGGGGCCAGCAGGAAGAGGTGTCGTGCCCTACTTTTCAGAAGTAGAAGCCTGCagagtgtgtgcaggtgccctgggCCCTCTCTCAGGAGCCAGGTCTGCGTACTAAAGGGGCAGGGGCAGCGCCATCAGCTCTCCTCACTAAGGACAGGGCCAGCTGGGCCACATCAGACTCCAGCCCCGCCAGCTTCTCAGCTAGCCTGCATTTGGTCCTGGCTCCGAGCCTGCTGCCGGCCAGGCACAGCTCAGGGGAAGTGATGCCTGCTGCGTGGACAGCGACATGGAAGTTCCTGTCTCCTGATCTCTGTTCCGGCCTCCAGTGGGACCAGCCAGATGGTCCATAAGGACAAAAGCCACGTTTAACACCCAGCCTCTGTGTGCTCTGGAGGGAGCCTAGAGAAAACACCAGAGGCTTCTAGAGTGTAGAAATGTCACACTGTGCCCTGCACTGCCTGGGTCACATGATGGCATCCCTCTGTGAGCTCCATGCTCTGCACATCTCTCCCTGCCCTGCCTCTGGGGGCTTCCGACAGAAATGGTCTGTCATAACAGGTCTTTTGACCAAGAGGGTCTTCCTTTCTCTGTAGAGACATGGCTCCTTCCCTGACATTTCCCTTGAGCAGTCTTTGTCAGCCTGttcaggtcccctgggcccagtgACCCCAGGATGGGTTGTGAGGAGCCAGAGGGTGCCCCTCCATGTCTGCCCAAcagctctgcctccttcctggaAACAGCTGCCCTGCAAGGCCCTGGGCAACGCCCTGCAGGTAACCACCCCCAGGGCCTTCTGAGCTGGAGGACTGTCTTTACTTctgggtgtggaggtcagagttagGACCTGGAAGATGGGGTTAACTTCACCATCTCCTCCTCCTTGCTTTGGCTACTGGGGGAAGGGGCTGCACGGTGG harbors:
- the LOC132652493 gene encoding uncharacterized protein LOC132652493, whose amino-acid sequence is MNFTPSTINHRGAAAQGLEMPFLSIYPRTLKACSLKRLHVNLNAAPSVKNRNDCQLVCMINNCCGPRDGSVCKGPAVQASGPEFSPPHLQHRQGSVHLWTCCGTSEISHKPASSLLSNHREQEGLCPTGQKARTRTRYCPLTPHPSRECTCVHMSASLAIRRRHRRGRGVLPVERPSGFLAGVAKAAGTEWRGCLALCAAISSSTRTHTKS